One part of the Thermomicrobiales bacterium genome encodes these proteins:
- the rlmB gene encoding 23S rRNA (guanosine(2251)-2'-O)-methyltransferase RlmB: protein MRTDRRGRPGRRAEAGRDRRQHQRSGDEWLYGRNAVNEALKAGRRRFHHLLLLSTAGNDPRLDAIQERARQRGVTFERVDRETIDRAVPDVNHQGVVAFASPYPYANSGLLDDASMSMLALDHLVDPQNVGTLLRAAEAFGVRTVLLPRERSAGVTPAVVNSSAGAVEHLDIVQVVNLGQTVDRLKEHGHWIVGIEHHERANVLGTVPIPTPCVLIVGSEGQGMGPNLAKRCDLLLKIEMQGEVNSLNAAIAGSIALFELSRSETND from the coding sequence TTGCGGACGGACCGCAGGGGACGACCTGGCAGAAGAGCTGAGGCAGGACGAGACCGGCGCCAGCACCAACGCAGCGGCGACGAATGGCTGTATGGCCGAAATGCGGTCAACGAGGCGCTGAAGGCCGGTCGACGCCGGTTTCATCATCTTCTGCTGCTTTCCACCGCAGGAAACGATCCGCGCCTGGACGCGATTCAGGAGCGCGCACGACAGAGGGGTGTAACGTTCGAACGAGTCGATCGGGAGACCATCGACCGTGCGGTCCCGGATGTGAACCACCAGGGTGTCGTCGCGTTCGCATCGCCCTACCCATACGCGAACTCCGGTCTGCTGGACGACGCCAGTATGTCCATGCTGGCATTGGACCATCTGGTCGATCCCCAGAATGTCGGGACATTGCTTCGCGCGGCGGAGGCGTTTGGCGTGCGGACCGTTCTGTTGCCCAGAGAACGGAGCGCAGGCGTCACACCGGCGGTGGTGAACTCCTCAGCGGGAGCCGTCGAGCATCTCGACATCGTGCAAGTCGTCAACCTCGGACAGACCGTCGATCGGCTCAAAGAGCATGGCCATTGGATCGTCGGCATCGAGCACCACGAGCGCGCGAACGTGCTGGGCACTGTGCCGATACCGACGCCTTGCGTCCTGATCGTTGGTTCTGAGGGCCAGGGGATGGGCCCCAATCTCGCCAAGCGATGCGATCTTCTCCTGAAGATAGAGATGCAGGGCGAGGTGAACTCCCTCAACGCCGCGATTGCAGGTTCGATCGCGCTCTTCGAACTCTCTCGCTCGGAAACGAACGACTGA
- a CDS encoding DALR domain-containing protein, with the protein RLMVLQSHYRAPLTFSEESLDAAAKGLDRLITAARPAANAPESGPDQGLDRAIQQASDQFHAAMSDDFNSPAAVAALFDLARSINRARDAGAGVEEIDRGRLALIDLAGVLGLDLESSDRSAGDAGPFIDLLVQVRDRLRAEKQWALSDLIRDRLAEKGITIADGPQGTTWQKS; encoded by the coding sequence TCGACTGATGGTGCTGCAGTCGCACTACCGAGCGCCACTTACCTTCTCGGAAGAGTCGCTCGATGCAGCCGCCAAAGGACTCGATCGGCTGATCACGGCCGCGCGTCCCGCAGCGAATGCGCCGGAGTCCGGCCCAGACCAGGGCCTCGATCGAGCCATTCAGCAGGCGTCGGATCAGTTCCACGCCGCCATGAGCGACGATTTCAATAGCCCAGCCGCGGTGGCGGCATTGTTCGATCTGGCTCGGAGCATCAACCGTGCGCGGGATGCGGGCGCCGGGGTCGAAGAGATCGATCGGGGACGCCTGGCGTTGATCGATCTGGCCGGCGTGCTCGGGCTCGATCTCGAATCCAGCGATCGGTCAGCCGGAGATGCGGGTCCATTCATCGACTTGCTGGTGCAGGTGCGCGACCGGCTGCGGGCAGAAAAACAGTGGGCGCTTTCCGATTTGATCCGCGATCGCCTGGCCGAGAAAGGAATCACCATTGCGGACGGACCGCAGGGGACGACCTGGCAGAAGAGCTGA